A part of Sander vitreus isolate 19-12246 chromosome 8, sanVit1, whole genome shotgun sequence genomic DNA contains:
- the tmem17 gene encoding transmembrane protein 17B has protein sequence MALSETIRKRLEDFSRNVLFDQSRTQPFTKENDTFLPHDKRVLSSLHLQMSLYFNMWFFPLWWISETVMLHLKYPVLPDYYKFILVTVLILMTLIEAIRLFLGYAGNLQEKVPELAGFWLLSILLQFPLILFLLFNEAILIQPLERGVHIVLATFILTQALSGFVALRNMVRHTERQFHLRQFD, from the exons ATGGCTCTGTCGGAGACGATCAGAAAACGTTTAGAGGACTTTTCCCGGAACGTGTTATTTGACCAGAGTCGGACTCAGCCTTTCACAAAAGAGAATGACACGTTTTTGCCACACG acAAGCGGGTTCTGTCCAGTCTCCACCTCCAGATGTCTCTGTACTTTAACATGTGGTTCTTCCCCTTGTGGTGGATCAGTGAAACTGTAATGCTGCACCTCAAG TATCCTGTCTTGCCAGACTACTACAAGTTCATCCTTGTCACTGTTCTCATCCTGATGACTCTGATCGAGGCCATTAGACTCTTTCTGGGATATGCTGGGAACCTGCAAGAAAAG GTCCCAGAGTTGGCTGGATTTTGGCTGCTGAGCATCCTGCTGCAGTTTCCACTCATCCTGTTTCTGCTCTTTAACGAAGCCATTCTCATACAACCCCTGGAGAGAGGTGTTCACATAGTCCTCGCCACATTCATACTCACACAG GCCCTCTCTGGTTTTGTGGCGCTCCGGAACATGGTCCGACACACAGAGCGCCAATTTCATCTCCGGCAGTTTGACTGA
- the agbl2 gene encoding cytosolic carboxypeptidase 2, with amino-acid sequence MAVSAIRNWWNTHQLDKSDTNDSNTEEDDEELAGRRQLSINLSQTLRTRQLLIGFDGGRPTLSLRAPLDLVNFPSMFRPRWPIECEVNSDIIHHIEWDPPEPEPFYQPTGHERTPMPAGEQREKVVYCIDHATKRPYFTCSRVGGSRGPIKSATSYDGQRDFTLEFESRFESGNLQKAVQVGVYDYELTLRTDMYTRKHTQWFYFRVRNMKAGVTYRFTIINLMKSSSLYSQGMRPLLYSERAANDKGIGWQRTGSHIRYYRNNNQNTKDNNSDTIALYSLTWTLQFPYDSDTCYLAHCYPYTYSHLQRYLRRISSNAAVASYCTLRVLCHSLAGNAVYVVTITSRGGSRVQGRKKKAVVVTARVHPGETNGSWMMEGFLDFLLGDSEDAQLLRDTFVFKVVPMLNPDGVVVGNYRCSLAGRDLNRYYKTLLRDSFPCVWHTRNMVERLMAETDVVLYCDFHGHNRKNNVFMYGCNNRGDASLKLHERIFPLMMSKNASNKFSFKSCKFRVQKGKEGTGRIAMWRLGIKNSYTMEATFGGSTLGDRRGTHFTTQDLKSLGFYFCDTLLDYCDPDPTKTTYCLTELAALLTKEVRERLGKDLGTDCNFSVSDLETSTSGSNSSDSDGLPVHLLHQPQTAQPQQTVKKKKKRLRSCKERDTLRPESVKNNTQPKVLQSSLKNIESNLPHEDTVKEIIQERTVGRHRTKWQAKGLIRKAEIPPPSTHPGEVTQVTLWQGCEPVKDGNMKGAYPHHRVKACPHLSTYTDDLEMYTGQWRCSSQLLHLSALLPPSPNPILHSSQQQQRCPQQSFVSYKVYRGLPPSLKALHRSPSSTYVKMIPDMFPRKRLLSSFTTDEVDARHIFRNSSLASERDFVPEDSSPSHADMTKPLNEEQEEDSSEVGLSLLKCITLGEQNQRDLTPDIPRREIEPRGNLFVPVLKGTDLRRNGLGNETLEDKSRLGVLSPLSKPSGLMKRERPRPKSGTLGRLQAKDIRHYYSGRERQLSAAIVTRSSQSAPL; translated from the exons ATGGCTGTCTCTGCTATCAGGAATTGGTGGAATACCCACCAGTTGGACAAATCGGACACCAATGACTCTAACACAGAGGAAGATGATGAGGAATTAGCAGGGAGGAGGCAGT TATCTATAAACCTTAGTCAGACTCTGCGGACCAGGCAGCTGCTCATTGGCTTTGATGGTGGCCGACCTACTTTGAGTCTCAGGGCACCGCTGGACCTGGTTAACTTCCCATCCATGTTCCGCCCTCGTTGGCCCATAGAATGTGAGGTCAACAGCGACATCATCCATCACATAG AGTGGGACCCCCCAGAGCCGGAGCCTTTCTACCAGCCCACAGGACATGAGAGGACACCCATGCCAGCAGGAGAGCAGAGGGAGAAAGTGGTGTACTGCATTGACCATG CCACTAAGCGTCCCTATTTCACCTGCTCCCGGGTTGGAGGAAGCAGGGGGCCCATTAAGAGCGCCACTTCTTATGACGGTCAGAGAGACTTCACCCTTGAGTTTGAGTCACGCTTTGAGAGTGGGAACCTTCAGAAGGCTGTGCAAGT GGGTGTCTATGACTATGAGCTCACCCTGCGCACAGACATGTACACCAGAAAGCACACACAGTGGTTTTACTTCAGGGTCAGGAACATGAAGGCTGGAGTGACCTACCGCTTCACCATCATCAACTTGATGAAGAGCAGCAGCCTGTATTCACAGGGTATGAGACCACTCCTCTACTCTGAGAGGGCTGCCAACGACAAAGGAATTGGATGGCAACGCACTGGCTCCCATATCAGATACTACCGTAACAACAATCAG aATACAAAGGACAACAACAGCGACACAATCGCCCTGTACTCACTCACCTGGACTCTCCAGTTCCCTTATGACTCAGACACCTGCTACTTGGCCCACTGCTACCCCTACACCTATTCCCACCTGCAGCGCTACCTTAGGCGCATTTCTTCCAACGCAGCAGTTGCATCTTACTGCACACTGCGGGTGCTGTGCCACAGCCTCGCTGGGAATGCGGTGTATGTGGTGACAATAACGTCCCGGGGGGGCAGCAGAGTGCAGGGCAGGAAAAAAAAGGCTGTGGTGGTGACGGCCCGAGTGCACCCTGGGGAAACCAACGGATCCTGGATGATGGAAGGGTTCCTAGACTTCCTGCTCGGGGACTCGGAAGATGCTCAGCTACTCAGGgacacttttgtttttaag GTGGTGCCAATGCTGAACCCAGATGGTGTGGTAGTGGGTAATTACCGCTGCTCTCTGGCAGGCAGGGACCTCAACAGATATTACAAGACATTGCTCAGGGATTCTTTCCCCTGTGTGTGGCACACCCGAAACATGGTGGAAAG GCTGATGGCTGAGACAGATGTAGTTCTTTACTGTGACTTTCATGGCCACAACCGTAAAAACAACGTGTTCATGTACGGTTGTAACAACCGTGGCGATGCTTCGCTAAAGCTGCACGAGAGAATCTTTCCACTAATGATGAGCAAGAATGCCAGTAATAAG TTCTCCTTTAAGAGTTGTAAGTTTCGGGTGCAGAAGGGCAAAGAGGGAACAGGACGAATCGCCATGTGGAGACTAGGCATCAAAAACAGCTACACTATGGAGGCCACCTTTGGAGGCTCCACTCTGG GCGACAGGAGAGGAACACATTTTACTACTCAAGACCTGAAGTCCCTCGGCTTTTACTTTTGTGACACCCTGCTGGACTACTGTGACCCAGATCCGACAAAG ACCACTTACTGTCTGACAGAGCTGGCAGCGTTGTTGACAAAGGAGGTCAGAGAGAGGCTGGGCAAAGATTTGGGCACCGACTGTAACTTCTCTGTGTCTGACCTGGAAACCAG CACCAGTGGTTCAAATAGTTCTGATTCTGATGGACTCCCAGTTCATTTACTGCACCAGCCACAAACTGCCCAGCCACAG CAAacagtgaagaagaaaaagaaacgcTTGAGGAGTTGTAAAGAGAGGGACACGCTGCGACCAGAGAGCGTGAAGAATAACACACAGCCAAAGGTCCTGCAAAGCAGCTTAAAAAATATC GAGTCCAACCTGCCCCATGAGGACACAGTTAAAGAGATCATCCAAGAGAGAACTGTCGGAAGACACAGGACGAAATGGCAG GCAAAAGGTCTGATAAGAAAAGCAGAGATCCCGCCTCCCTCCACTCACCCTGGGGAGGTCACTCAGGTGACTCTGTGGCAGGGCTGCGAGCCGGTCAAG gacGGAAACATGAAAGGTGCATACCCGCATCACAGGGTGAAAGCATGTCCACATCTCAGCACGTACACAG ATGACCTGGAGATGTATACAGGACAGTGGAGGTGCTCCTCTCAGCTGCTGCACCTGAGTGCTCTCCTTCCACCATCTCCAAATCCCATCCTACATTCCAGCCAGCAACAGCAGCGCTGCCCCCAACAATCCTTCGTCTCCTACAAAGTCTACAGAG GGCTGCCACCTTCCCTTAAAGCGCTCCACAG GTCTCCCTCATCCACGTACGTCAAGATGATCCCGGATATGTTTCCAAGAAAGCGCTTGCTGTCAAGTTTCACCACTGACGAGGTCGACGCCAGGCATATATTCAGAAACTCTTCACTGGCCTCAGAACGTGACTTTGTGCCTGAGGATTCCTCCCCGTCACACGCAGACATGACCAAACCACTAAATGAGGAACAGGAAGAAGACTCCTCCGAAG TGGGTTTGTCCCTGTTGAAATGTATAACACTCGGAGAGCAGAACCAGAGAGATCTCACCCCGGACATTCCCCGGAGAGAAATTGAACCACGCGGCAATTTATTTGTGCCTGTTCTGAAGGGAACAGACCTGAGAAGAAACGG ACTAGGCAATGAAACGTTGGAGGACAAAAGCCGCCTGGGTGTATTATCCCCTTTGTCAAAGCCTTCTGGCCTCATGAAGAGAGAACGTCCACGTCCTAAGAGTGGCACCCTCGGTAGGCTTCAGGCTAAGGACATCAGGCATTATTACTCTGGAAGAGAACGCCAACTAAGTGCGGCAATAGTCACAAGATCATCACAGTCTGCCCCACTGTAG